The Oncorhynchus mykiss isolate Arlee chromosome 20, USDA_OmykA_1.1, whole genome shotgun sequence genome includes a region encoding these proteins:
- the LOC110499050 gene encoding dexamethasone-induced Ras-related protein 1: MSPSENDFDIPAKNCCRMVILGSTKVGKTAIVSQFLNGRFDEQYTPTIEDFHRKLYSIKGDVYQLDILDTSGNHPFPAMRRLSILTGDVFILVFSLDNRDSFEEVQRLKRQIIEIKSCLKNKTKENVDVPLVICGNKGDREFCREVQSEEIEQLVAGDEQCAYFEISAKRNTNVDQMFQTLFTMAKLPNEMSPDLHRKVSVQYCDMLRTKSLKNKNKKNDGDAYGIVEPFARRPSVHSDLMYIKEKAIGGGQGKDKERCTIS; encoded by the exons ATGTCGCCTTCAGAGAACGACTTTGATATACCGGCGAAGAACTGTTGTAGGATGGTGATTTTGGGGTCCACCAAAGTGGGCAAAACAGCCATCGTGTCTCAGTTTCTGAACGGGAGATTCGATGAGCAGTATACGCCGACCATAGAGGACTTTCACAGGAAACTGTACAGCATTAAGGGAGATGTATACCAACTGGACATATTGGATACCTCAGGAAACCACCCATTCCCTGCCATGAGGAGACTATCCATACTGACAG GTGATGTCTTTATCCTGGTCTTCAGCTTAGACAACAGAGACTCATTCGAGGAGGTTCAGAGGCTCAAGCGACAGATAATTGAGATCAAGTCTTGCCTAAAAAACAAGACCAAGGAGAACGTTGACGTGCCTCTGGTTATCTGCGGCAATAAGGGCGACCGGGAGTTTTGCCGGGAGGTGCAGAGTGAAGAGATTGAGCAGTTGGTGGCTGGAGATGAGCAGTGCGcatactttgagatatcagccaaGCGCAACACCAACGTGGACCAAATGTTCCAGACCCTATTCACCATGGCCAAGCTACCCAATGAGATGAGCCCGGACCTCCACCGCAAGGTCTCGGTGCAGTACTGCGACATGCTTCGCACCAAGTCCCTGAAAAATAAGAACAAGAAAAACGATGGAGACGCGTATGGCATCGTGGAACCATTCGCACGGCGCCCGAGCGTCCACAGTGACTTGATGTACATAAAGGAGAAGGCGATCGGTGGCGGGCAGGGAAAGGATAAAGAGAGATGTACTATCAGCTAG